The segment AAAGACTATTGCTCTGGTTAGCTTCTGCACTGCCGCTGAATTTATTGTCATTTTTTAACGCATAGGAAAAGTTGTAATCACCCACGGTTAAGTTCTGCCCACCGACGGCAAGAGGATCCATCGATGCATCATTCGATTTTGACAAATCAGCATCAGCACTTTTTGCCGCTTTGGTTTTTTCATCCAAGGTCACTGTAATGATGTCACCAATAATACGAGGTTTTGAATCATCATAAAGGCTACTTGAGTTAGCTAAATTAAATAGTGAACCCGTCTCTGCTGCGTAATGTTCCGGCTTAGCTTTCGGGTGAATCGGTGCCCATGCAGGATCGCCAGCAACAGGATCAGTCCGTTTACGCAGAGTATCAACCATGCCAGTATCAGTTTCAACAGCCTTGTCACCTTCAACCGCATCTACGACCGTAGTTCCAGCAGTCACATCCGAAGTTTCGATCTCTTCTGGCAGTAATCCGCAACCAGAAACCGTCAAAACAAAAATTAGGCTAAGTAAACGTTTCATCATCACTATCTCTCAATCACTCTATATAAACCAAAGTTACTGCTATTGGGTTATAGCTGCTGGTTCGCATAGCTCATCATCTTGTCTACTGCCGAGATAACTTTCGAGTTCATCTCATAGACACGTTGAGCTTCAATCATATTCACCAGCTCTTCAGTTACGTTAACGTTTGAGCTTTCCAGTGTTGACTGACGAATGCTACCTAGGCCATCTAGACCCGGCACACCTTCTTGTGGGTCACCACTTGCCCCTGTCGGCAAGTAAAGGTTCTGACCAATCGGCTCTAAACCACCTGGGTTAATAAAATCTACCGTGGTGATCTGCCCTAAAACTTGGTTGTCTTGCTGACCACGAATTCGAGCCGACACTTCACCGTCATTACCGATAGTGATTGATATAGCATCTTCAGGAACCACAATTTCAGGGTCCAAAGCGTAGCCCGCACCTGAGGTCACAATTACACCTTCATCATTCAGTGTGAACTGACCATTTCGTGAATAACCGATATTGCCATCCGGCATCAGGATTTGGAAAAAACCATCCCCTTCGATCATCATGTCGAGGCTGTTGGTTGTCGTTTGTGCGTTACCATTGGTGTGTACTTTTTGAGTAGCCACCACTTTAGAACCCGCACCTAACATCAAACCACTTGGCAATTCAGTATTCTGAGATGACTGACCACCAGGCTGGTTAATATTTTGATAGAACAAATCTTCAAAGACCGCACGACTCTTCTTGTAACCAATGGTTGATGCGTTCGCTAAGTTGTTCGAGATCGTCGCAATATTGGTTTGCTGCGCGTCGAGGCCTGTTTTACTTACCCATAATGCCGGCTGCATACTAATTTCCTTTCAATTGGTTAGCTCATACGAAGCAGAGAATCGGACGATTTGTCCATGTCTTCTGCCGTGCTCATCATTTTGACTTGCATTTCAAACTGACGCTGTAACTCGATTAGGCTGGTCATTTCACCCACCGCATTGACGTTACTGCCTTCTAGGGCTCTGGTCAGAATTTTTACATTGGCATCTGCATCGTATGCCGTGTTTGGATCTTTCGCGCGGAAAAGACCATTAACATCTTTATATAAATCTTGGTTGTTTGGACGAACAAGCTTAATACGGTCGACGATTTCCATTGCATCTGCTGGAGCGCCTTGCGGGCGAACAGAAATAGTACCGTCGTTACCAATTTCAACTTTTGCCACTGGTACCGGTAAAGTAATTGGCGCACCAGTTTCACCAAGCACCAAGTGACCATTGCCGTTAAGCAAAAGACCGGTTTGGTCGATCTGCAAATTACCGTTACGAGTTAAACCTTCAGCGCCGGTTTTGTCTTGAACAGCAATCCAGCCATCGCCTTGAATGGTGACATCCAAATCACGTCCCGTTGTGATAACACTGCCTTGCTGGAAATTGTTTCCTGGGCGTTCAGTCATACTGAACACTCGGCTAGGCAGACCATCACCATATGCTTGCATTGAACGAGCTTGTGCTAAGTCAGCACGAAAACCAGTTGTGCTTACGTTGGCCAAGTTATTCGCTCTTAGCTGCATAGCTTGCATATTTTGCTTTGCGCCACTCATGGCGAGAAACAATGCACGGTCCATAATTTGCTCCAAAATTCATCTGTTACGACTTATAAAGCAATAGGTGTGCCAAGTTTTATTTTTAATATAAAACAGAAAGTTATAGTAAGTAGAAGGGGTGTTACGGGGAGGTTTGCCGCGGCAATGTGGCAAGCTGGCAATCCTATCAAGCCAGCGTTGCCGCTGGCTTGATAGACCAGATGACCATATATACGAAGATCGTATTATCGAATCTGCAGGATGTTTTGTTGTAGCTGGTTGTGAACTTCAAGCGCACGTGAGTTAGCTTGGAAGTTACGTTGAGCAGAGATCAAATCCACTAACTCTTGGGTCATATCAATGTTGGATTGCTCTAAAGTACCGTTGTTGATCGAACCAAAAGAGCCTTTGTTTGATTCGCCCCAGATCTTGTCACCAGAGAACTGAGTTGAATCCCATTGAGTACCACCTTTTTTATCCAGACCTTGTTCGTTAGATACACGTACTAACGCAACTCGGCCTAGAGTGATGTTTTCACCGTTTGAGTAAGTGCCTAGCACACTACCGTTTTCGTCAAAGTCGATCTTAGTTAAGAAACCCGTTGTTGCGCCATCTTCATCGAACTTAGTCAATTCAAATGGTGCAGCAAACTGAGTTGCTGAATCTAGACCAAAGGAGAGTGTCTGGTTAACATCTGCGCCATTTAGGTTAATAGGATTTGCACCTGCGCCTAGAGGATCAGAAACAATTGGCTGCCCGTTGTTCAAACTTGCTAACGTACCGTCATTGTTAAACTTCATGGAGTGACCAACATGACCAGTCGGTGTAGTCGCATCACCACCAGTGATGTTCAATGGCTTCTCACCGTCTTTGTCTGTCACTGTGTAATAAGTTTGCCACGTATTTGGCTGAGTTTGGTCTTTCAGATAATACGTAGTTAGCTTATACGACTGCCCCATTGAGTCATAAATGGTCGATGACGTTGAGCGGTTATAAGTTTCAGGATCATTGTAGTCAAACAACGCTGGATCTTTCAGATCACCGTTTGCTGGAAGGTTTACACCTACTTCAATGTTTGCCGTTTGTTTAGGTTTACCAAACTCTGCTGGAATGTTCAGTGGCTGTGGTTCATAAGAAAGCACATCACCAGTATCAGGGTTTACCTGATAGCCCAGTAGGAACTCATCATTCGACGTCACCATGAAATTGTCTTTGTTCAGGTGGAAAGCACCGTTACGAGTCAATTCATTTTGCTGTGGAATAAGGCGATCTTTAGATACCGCGAAAAAGCCAGTGCCCGAGATACGCAAGTCCATTGGGTTGTTAGTATAAATACTTGAACCTTCGTGGAACTGCTGGGCAACTTTATTCACTTGTACACCACCACCCGGAGTGGTTTTAGCGTTGGTAAATAAAGAGCTTGAGTAAACATCACCGAACTCCGCACGTGACTCTTTAAAGCCGAATGTGTTTGCGTTCGCAATGTTGTTACTGGTTGTGTTCAGGTCTAACTGAGCTGCGGATAAACCGCTAAGAGATACATATGACATTCCAAATTCTCCTATCTAGCTAGCATTCTATGCTTTGCCAACTTCAAGTACTTCAGCAAGTTTCACTGGTGATGTGAAACCAGCTAGATTGAGTAGTACGTTACCATCACCCTTACCAAGCAGAACACTATTGACGTTAGCGTAAGTAGATACGCCAAATTCAGTACTTGTTCCATCTAGTAGACCAGCGGCTTTCACTTTGTATTTGCCGGCCGGCAATGGATTACCGTTTTGATCTTTTCCATCCCATTCGACACGGTTGTCACCGGCCGGTTTAGCTCCTACATCCATAGTACGAACTAGCTGTCCCATTTCGTCTTCGATACGAACAAATAAATTCTCTACCGAACTTGGAAGCTTAACCATTGCCGCCATGCCTGCATCATCTTTCTTAACGCCTGCAGCACCAGGTACCAATACATCACGACCTACCAGTGATGATGCTTGCAAGGCTTGGTTAGATGTCATTGCCGAGTTCAAACTCTCAAATTGAGTGTTCATCTTGCCAATACCATCAACCGTCGCAAATGATGCCATTTGCGCAATCATCTGGTCATTGCTAACCGGCTTAAAAGGATCTTGCTGAGAAAGTTGCTTCGTGAGCAGGGAAAGAAAATCTTCTTGTTTAAGATCTTGTTTACCTGTGCTCTCAGTCGGCTTCTTCTGTTCTTGAAGAGCTTTCAGCTGGTCAACATAGGACAAGCCGCTTTGACCAACGTTATCTATTCCGGCCATACGCTAACTCCTTATCCTTATTGACCCATCTGCAGCGTACGCAGCAGCATTTGTTTACTTGCATCTGCAACTTGTACGTTCGTTTGGTATGAACGTGATGCAGAAATCATATTAGCCATTTCTTCCATTACGTTAACGTTAGGCTTATAGATATAGCCTTCGTCATTCGCAAGTGGGTGGTCAGGGTTAAACTCCGCTGATAGCGGTTTATCACTTTCCACAATACCTAACACTTTCACAGGCACGTTTGGGTCGCGGTTAAAACGTGCTTTACTCAACTCGGCACCGAACACTGCGTGACGCGCTTTATAAGTATCTTCAGCAGAGCTGCTGATACTGTCCGCGTTAGCAAGGTTACTTGAGGTTGTATTTAGACGAACAGACTCTGCACTCATCGCGGAACCTGTCACATTGAACACATTAAATAAGCTCATCTAAATTACTCCCCTTTAATTGCTTTCGTTAAGTTCTTGAATTTACTTCCTAAGAAGTCGAGTGATGCTTGGTGGCGAATCTGGTTTTGCATAAACAAGTTACGCTCTAAATCCACATCCACCGTGTTGCCATCACCAGTGTCAGGTTGAGTTGGAACGCGGTAAAGCATTTCCCCTGTCACAGTCGTAGAGGCAGGAATGTGCCGACCGTCCGTACGGCTAAGACCAATGCTTGCCCCCGAACTTGCCGCCTGCAAAGCCTTATTGAAGTCCATTCCTTTCGCCTTAAACCCAGGTGTATTCGCTTGAGCAATGTTAGTAGAGATAACCTCTGCATTGCGTTCACGAACACCCACCGTATGCTGGTGTATACCGAGTGCGTTGTTGAAAGAAATAGCCATACTTTGCCTCTTTAATAAGAACTGACCGTTAGTCATAGATTAAAAGCAATTAGCGTACCAACTTTTAAATTTACTAATTCGCAATTAATCTTTTCTCGTGTTGCAACCTTTTAGCTTGCATAAAACAGTTTGCAAAAAGCACGCCGTTTTGGCAGTAGCAAACCTATAAATTTAGAGATTTGGAATGTCTCTCTTTAGGTATAGAACAGAGAACCAGAAAGGAAAGAAAAAGCCCAGCGCTTGGCTGGGCTTTAGAAAATAATGGGTTTGAAGCTTATGGCTTACTTGAGCTTATAGATGATGCCTGGATTACAACGCACCATTTCAAACTTGTCCGTCAGCCCAGTTAAAGACTCAGATGCACCAAGCAGCAGGTAACCACCGGGATTTAGGTTGTTTGCCATCTGATTCAATACTTTGGCTTTCATATCTGGCGAGAAGTAAATCAATACATTTCGACAGAAAATGATGTCGAACTTACCGAGCAACGCATAGCTTTCCATTAAGTTTTGCGGGCGGAAGTTCACCAAACGTTTGAGGCTATCTTTTACCTTCATACGTCCATCCCCTGCATCTTCAAAGAATGCACGACGGCGCTCAGGAGACAAACCACGTCCCAGAGCGAGGTTGTCATAGACACCTGCACGACACATATCCAGCATGCTTGCTGAGATATCCGTTGCCGTGATCGACACGCTTGGAAGTAAACCAGGACGACGCTGCTGAGTTTCAAGGATAGTCATTGCCATTGAATAAGGCTCTTGACCAGAAGAACTCGCCGCCGACCAGATTTTAATTGGGCGTTTTTTTGCCGCCATTTCTGGCAGTAAACGCTCAGCAAGCACAGTAAACGGATACGTATCACGAAACCACAAGGTTTCATTGGTTGTCATCGCATCAACTGCTGCCACACGCAAATCACGATTTCTCCCTGTTACGACATCTCGTAACAGGTCAGATAAACTAGCTAACTTATATTTAGTCACAAGTGGACTGAGACGACTTCTCACCAAGTACTGTTTGCTGTCTCCCAACACGATCCCGCATTGAGATTCCAGAAATCGGCAAAAGTCGCGATATTCTTGATCGCTTATAGTAATAGCAGTCATTAATTTCTCTTTATTTTACTAGCGCAGCCTTCACCGCATTACCAAGCTCATCAGGGTTAAACTTAGCGATAAATGCATTTGCACCTACTCGTTCAACCATAGCTTGGTTAAATACCCCACTCAGTGATGAGTGCAGTATAACGTAGAGATCTTTTAATTCATTATTCCGGCGTATTTCTGCCGTTAAGGTGTAGCCGTCCATCTCTGGCATTTCAATATCCGAAATCACCAAAGAGATTTGTTCGTAAATACTACCTTCTTTTGCCATTTCTAACAGCTTTTCGTATGCATCTTTACCGTCTTTGGTCAAAATACATTCAAAACCGATTGACTCTATCGCTCGTTGAACTTGCTTACGAGCTACTGTCGAGTCGTCTGCAATTAAAATACGACGAACAATCGCCTTTTCTTGTTCAGCTTCCGCAATATCATGACCGATACTAGCATCCATCTCTTCATTAACTGGTGCGATTTCTGCAAGGATCTTTTCTACATCGAGAATTTCAACCAGCTCGTTATCAATATTGGTTACTGCTGTCAGATAGTTGGCTTTACCAGCACCTTCTGGCGGAGGCAGAATTGTTTCCCAGTGCATATTGATTATACGTTCAACCGAACTTACTAAAAAAGCTTGAGTTGTACGGTTAAATTCCGCAATGACAACAAAACTTTTTTGAACATCTTGAGTCGGACGACCACCGATGGCCAAGCTTAAGTCAATAACAGAAAGCGTTTGACCACGAATATGGGCAACACCTTTAACTAAGTGATGCAAGTTAGGCATAGCAGTCAATTTAGGACATTGTAGAACTTCTTTGACTTTAAAAACGTTAATGCCATAACGTTGGTGTCCGTTAAGACGGAAAGTCAGTAATTCTAGTCGGTTTTGGCCGACAAGTTGCGTACGCTGATTCACAGAATCAAGAATACCCGTCATAAGCACATCTCCATCTCAAACTTATGTTCATAAAAAAGTGGTAGTCTACTACACGCTATGAAGAAACGAGAGACACGAACAATGCATCCGAAGATCTGTTTACATCTACATTCCCTATCTAAGTGTAGAGCTTTCTATAATATTTTTTTTAACTCTATCGGTTTTTTGTTAGCTTTCTTTAGTCTTTCTTTGTTTGCTGCAACACCAGAGCAAGTAAAAATGATTCAAAATGCCGCTGAAAATCATGTTTTGAGCAGTGTTGAAGTCGCCGAAGGAGGCGAGCTCGTAGTGAATGCCGCAAACATAGATGACCGCATATTCGCCACCGATTGCCCAAACACTCTCACAACCTCTTCGTCATCCAGTAATGCGTCTGCCAGCAACATCACCGTGTTAGTTGAATGCGAAACAGATAACTGGAAAATCTATGTTCCCGTTCGCCTAACAATGCGAGTTCCTATGGTTACCGCTGCTAATCATATTAGCAGAGGACAAGTTTTAACAGACAACGATATAACTATCAGTATGGTAGATCTGCTGCGCTTTAGACGGCAAGGTTTTTCCTCGATAGAGAGAGTGGTCGGAGCAAAAACCAAGAAAAACGTGAAGTTAGGTGATGTTATCGAACAAAATGATATCTGTGTGGTATGCCGAAATGACAGTGTACTTATCCAAGCAAACGCCAGTGGTATGAATATTACTACTAAAGGAACAGCATTATCTGACGGAAGCTTCGGTGAACAGATAAAAGTGAAAAATGATAAATCTAACCGTATAATAGATGCGCAAGTCAGTGGTATTGGCGAAGTAACCGTTCAGTTTTAGTTACTTAACAATAAAAGCATTAAATTCGTCACGAAACCATAAAATTGCTAAAGTTATTCTTCTACATGTCGATATTGACAGTACAGATTCATATTTTAAAAAAGGCTCATTTATGGCAGGCATTGATAACATACGCTCAGGGCATTCGTTAAACACGACGAATCGCGCCCCTGCTCGTTCTAATTCAGATGCATCTTCATCAACATCAAGTGCGACCAACCGTGGTGCTGTTAAGCAAGATTCTGTATCGCTTAGCCATCAGGGAAAGGCCATTGGTGAACTGCATAACGACATGACGACGACCCCTAGCTTCGACAGCGCTAAAGTTGCTGCGATTAAAGAGGCGATCGCAAACGGATCTTATGTTGTTGATTCAGAAAAACTGGCCGACAATATGATCAGATTTGAAAAAGAATTGGGTGGCTTTAACTAACCCGATTCGGTTTATAGGCAATTTAAGTTATGGCAGCACTAAAAGACTTGATCGAATTCCAACTTAAAAACGCACAAGAATTATCAGTGCTGTTGGAAAAAGAGAAAATCGCAATTACTTCGCGAATATCTGCGGATATAGAAGCGCTTGCCAAACAGAAAACCACTTTGGTTAACCAACTGCAAACGACAGATCAACGAATTGCTGCTCATCCTCATGTCTCGAGCCTGGCTGAGGATAGCTACCTCAATGAGTTAACCAATCAAATTCGTTCTGTTATTCACGATTGCCAGCAAGCCAACTTGATAAATGGCGAAGCCCTGAATCGCGCACAACTTAGCTTTAATAAACTCAATAATATGATGCAGCAAAGCTTGGGCAAAGTTGGAATGACTTATAGCGCAACAGGCCGCACTCAATCCGTTTCGACTTTGGGTACCAATCTCAAAGCGTAATCGGCACGTCGCAGTATTAATGGTCACAGTATTGATGACAGGCGACGGCAATAAAACCAGAAAATAGAAAAGCGGCAATATTTGCCGCTTTTTTGTATGCCGATTTTAAGTATCTGGAGAGTGATAATTAAAACTACAAGAGATAGAACCGAGACAGTTAGAACAGAGTTTGCTGACGTTTTTCAGGCACCTGCTGAACTTCGCCGTAATCTCGAAGCATGTTCATCTTATTAATGTCTAGACGTAATTCCGTTACATAGCTGTCGCCAACTTTATAGCTACGAACCACTTCTGCACCTCGAATAACACCATCAACTTCACCGCTGGTACGTTCAGTACCAAGACGCTGATCGCTTAGCTCCGCTCGGCCGCTAACACGCATGCCATAGACTTGTTCAGCCAGCTCGCGGTAAGCATCAATTTTTGAAGCTCGCATCGCTCGAACTCGCTTCTCTTCAACATCACGCCCTTTCTGCTCACTGATACTCGCGTATCCCACCGCAGTTAACCAATCATCGGCTCTTGTTGTTTGAAGAGGCTGACACCCCATCATTACAAACGCTGTCACTAGGACCAATAACCATTGTTTCATCATAAACTCCTATGGGCGCAGAATGACAGTGTAAGGTTGCTTCATCGTTGGATCAGAACGAATGAGAACACCATCTTGAGTACGCATACTGTTCAAAGTATCTAAATCTCTACCGATGCGATCAGCGGGTAGGAAACCTTGTGCAGTCGCCACAACAATACGAGATTGCAAACCAACAACACGAGCATTAACAAGAACGCCACCATCTTGACGAAGCATAGTGCCCGTTAACACGTATTGGATTTCTTGCTCTTGAGCTAAGTCTTTCCAGTCGCGGCTAAACGCAAAATCGCCTTGCTGCGTTACTTGAATCGTACCTGTGGTTTTATAGTCAACAACCTTAAAACCACGGCGTTGGAACTGGTAAATAAACCCTTCGGATACCGAATTACCCAACCAGTTTGTTGTATCCATATTTTGCAGATCAACAAATGAGGTCACAGCAATAGCATTACGTGCAGTAATACTCGTGTTCGATATCATTAAATCTTCAGTCATACTCTCTACAAAGAAATCCAAAGTATGTCTTGGACTCTCCATCAACATAAATTGTGAACCAGAGTACGGCTCTTTTCCGTTATAAATCGGGGCATAGGCACATGCAGTCAAAAAAACTGCTGGCACTAAAGGAAGCCATTTTTTCATTCTCTTCATCTCCAGATATACTAAGGCATCGGTTCCATTTCACTCTCACTGATGAAACTGGAACACTCTTTGCTTTTCTAAATTCGTCTACTATTCAGAAACGCGATACCTACATCAGCTACGAATTAAGAAGCAAAATTTATACCTAACTGGTAATTCATAATGAAAAAAATTATTTATTGTTTAATTTCAATACTTTCAGCAACACTCAGCGTACCCAGAGCTTATGCAGAATGGTATGAAGTGACAGGTACTGCCGCTGTTGTTTCGACAGAAAGTGCCGCCCGACTCCACGCATTAGAAAACGCCATTTATAAGGCGGTAAAATTTGCCGGGGCAGATATTGGCAGTATCAGCAATTTAATGCCGCTATTAGAATCAGAACGTACCGAATACCAGTTTTCAAACCATGAAGTAAGGTACATCCTGATTGAACAGACAACTTCTAGAAACGATGTGATGAGTGTTCGAGCTCGTATTGACATCTACCCATCGGCAGCAGGTTGCCAGCAAAACCAATATAAAAAGACCTTCTTAGTCGGCAATATTGATTTAGCATCACCTCAACAAGCGGTAATGGGGCAGATTTATAGTCTGGGAGATGATTTTGCCGAAGTAGTAAACCGCCAAATCGGTCAGGAGTCAGGAAGCTTCGTCTCTGTCGGTACCACCAACTATGATATCAACGCCCGTAATCCTGAACGAATCAAAATGATTGCTCAAGATACCGGCGCACAATACATCATTGGGGGTGTAATTACTGATCTTACGGCGACTATCGAGCAGAAATTACTACAAGATGATGTCATTAACCGTCAGTTCGCTTTAGAGATGAAAGTGTTCGATGGCAAAACTGGCAGTGAAGTCTTTAAACATAACTATCGTGAAGTCGCTCGTTGGCCTTTTGCTAAAACCAGCCAAATCGATACGCGAAGCGCACGCTTCTGGGCTTCTACTTATGGCGATATGTTACTTAGAGTAAGCCGAAATATTATGTTGGACTTAGAGTCTGAAATTTCGTGCAAGATTACGCTTCCTGAAGTTGTTGCCAAATTTGGCAACACAATAACCATGGATTTAGGCAGAATTCACGGCGTTCAAGAAGGCGATAAACTGCAACTGTGGCACACAGGCGCATTCATTGATCAAAAAGGTTTGCCACGCAATAAAGTTACCCAAAGTGATATCACTTTAACGGTATCACGTGTTTATGAAAACGACGCTGAACTGATGATTGATCAGCCAGAACTACTATCGAGCGTGCAAATTGGCGACGTTATGCACAAACAGAATTAAAAGTGTTTATCGGTGGTTAACTTATTCAAATAATTGAGTAATATAAGAGCCCTGCTCCCGTGGCACAGCTGGATAGCGCGGCCCCCTCCTAAGGGGCAGGTCTCAGGTTCGAATCCTGTCGGGAGCGCCATATAAAACAAAGGCTTAGTGAAAAATCATCACTAAGCCTTTTTAGTTTTCGGATTGTTGTGTAGCAAATGTGTAGCAGATTCAATGGGTGAATTGGCTGCGACAGTAAGCTAGTACAAGGAAACGATTTTAGGGAAGATAGAAAGGTAATTATTTTTTCGTCTCAATCAGTTTTCACTGTTCGTTCAAAAACATCATTGGACATTTTTGAGTTAGTGATTATTTCAAATTAACTTTCACACGGATTAACTTAGGTATGGAAAAGTCGCTTATCCGCATGTTCAGTTTTGCTGATTCAGATCAATAGCCAATTTTACTTTACTACTACGCTATAGGGCGGCAATGGAACACAGAGGAATCAGAACCCTATAGCGTTTTGTCATGCATTATCATTGAGAATGATCAGCTCATAATCTTGAATAAGCGATTTAGTCAGAACCAAGCTCTCTAGATTGCTATCTGGGATGTCATATCCCTTACCCTTTGGATGTATTAGAACAAATACAATAAAGCGAGGTATGCAGTACATCACCTCGCTTCTATGTATGAGATGTAATTGTTAATTAATTTAGCTTTATTTGGCCATGTAATGTTATCAGTTGATTATCTAAAGGAGCCATTATACTCATCGTTATGTAGTCAACACTTTTACCAATGTCTAAAATGCCAACGGAACCATTCTCAACTTTACAATTAGTATTACTGTCATCAATTTTAAATTCATGAGTCCAGTTCATCCCAGCCGTCCCTTGAAAAATATTTGCGTTGGTGGGAATTAACTTGGAATGAATTCTACAGTTACCAAAACGAGTATCATGTATTTCAATCTCTCCGTCACCAATGTGCTTAAAGCTCACTTTTTCAGGGTCAATGCTCATAGGGAAATTGTAGTCAAGATCGCTGAAGCTAACTCTTTCTTCGCTAGGGCCAAAGCCCGTACTAGATGGAACATTTTCACGGTATAGCTTTAGATGAGTAGATGAAGATTCGCTTTTTAGATCGAAATTTAAAGTCGCGGATACATAAGGGGTCGTCTGGGTGACATCCATAGTGAAATTGCCACTAATTTTATCCAAGATGTGGTCACCGAACGGCAAAGATTGGTAATGTCGTAGGGTGATATTTTTGTCGACATTTTGGCCTGACTTTTGGACTATCTCAGGAATGATTCCAATATAATCCTTTTCCTCTATGTGAACGGTTATCTTCGCGGTTCGGTTTTTTGAAACCACTACGGATAATAACGCTGATGGCTCTTGTATTAGCCAGCTTCCCACTATTGGGTCTTCAGGAGCTTCCACCGTCACAACAGGATAAGTTTCATTATCATCGTTACATCCAGATATAGTAAAACTGGTGATCAATATTGCTAATAATGGCGTTATCTTATTCATAATGTTTTTATTTATCTTTAGTTGAAAGTTGTAATATCGTTTTTGATTTTTCTGTAAACGATGTTTCACAGAGGAACTTCCTATTGTTTAAACCTTAGT is part of the Vibrio diazotrophicus genome and harbors:
- the flgA gene encoding flagellar basal body P-ring formation chaperone FlgA, encoding MKKRETRTMHPKICLHLHSLSKCRAFYNIFFNSIGFLLAFFSLSLFAATPEQVKMIQNAAENHVLSSVEVAEGGELVVNAANIDDRIFATDCPNTLTTSSSSSNASASNITVLVECETDNWKIYVPVRLTMRVPMVTAANHISRGQVLTDNDITISMVDLLRFRRQGFSSIERVVGAKTKKNVKLGDVIEQNDICVVCRNDSVLIQANASGMNITTKGTALSDGSFGEQIKVKNDKSNRIIDAQVSGIGEVTVQF
- the flgM gene encoding flagellar biosynthesis anti-sigma factor FlgM — encoded protein: MAGIDNIRSGHSLNTTNRAPARSNSDASSSTSSATNRGAVKQDSVSLSHQGKAIGELHNDMTTTPSFDSAKVAAIKEAIANGSYVVDSEKLADNMIRFEKELGGFN
- a CDS encoding flagella synthesis protein FlgN, coding for MAALKDLIEFQLKNAQELSVLLEKEKIAITSRISADIEALAKQKTTLVNQLQTTDQRIAAHPHVSSLAEDSYLNELTNQIRSVIHDCQQANLINGEALNRAQLSFNKLNNMMQQSLGKVGMTYSATGRTQSVSTLGTNLKA
- the flgP gene encoding flagellar assembly lipoprotein FlgP, which gives rise to MKQWLLVLVTAFVMMGCQPLQTTRADDWLTAVGYASISEQKGRDVEEKRVRAMRASKIDAYRELAEQVYGMRVSGRAELSDQRLGTERTSGEVDGVIRGAEVVRSYKVGDSYVTELRLDINKMNMLRDYGEVQQVPEKRQQTLF
- a CDS encoding FlgO family outer membrane protein, producing the protein MKKWLPLVPAVFLTACAYAPIYNGKEPYSGSQFMLMESPRHTLDFFVESMTEDLMISNTSITARNAIAVTSFVDLQNMDTTNWLGNSVSEGFIYQFQRRGFKVVDYKTTGTIQVTQQGDFAFSRDWKDLAQEQEIQYVLTGTMLRQDGGVLVNARVVGLQSRIVVATAQGFLPADRIGRDLDTLNSMRTQDGVLIRSDPTMKQPYTVILRP
- a CDS encoding flagellar assembly protein FlgT — its product is MKKIIYCLISILSATLSVPRAYAEWYEVTGTAAVVSTESAARLHALENAIYKAVKFAGADIGSISNLMPLLESERTEYQFSNHEVRYILIEQTTSRNDVMSVRARIDIYPSAAGCQQNQYKKTFLVGNIDLASPQQAVMGQIYSLGDDFAEVVNRQIGQESGSFVSVGTTNYDINARNPERIKMIAQDTGAQYIIGGVITDLTATIEQKLLQDDVINRQFALEMKVFDGKTGSEVFKHNYREVARWPFAKTSQIDTRSARFWASTYGDMLLRVSRNIMLDLESEISCKITLPEVVAKFGNTITMDLGRIHGVQEGDKLQLWHTGAFIDQKGLPRNKVTQSDITLTVSRVYENDAELMIDQPELLSSVQIGDVMHKQN